Proteins encoded together in one Syntrophales bacterium window:
- a CDS encoding ERF family protein, protein MTEEKAKYEVATKPETTPAMLLNLAIDKGADIEKLSQLMELQIKWEERESRKAYVLAVSKFKADPPDIYKDKINKQFGSKYSSIDALVNPTIPFLSKQGLSHSWDYGTTEGGWPSVTCILSHSCGYSQAVTMSAPPDISGGGSKNPIQQIKSTQTYLKIATFEAVTGLVSKEANLDDDGNASGDNYLDDKQLSTITDFVNAKNVNLPNFLKFMKAESLETILAKDYNKAVSALKAKKEPK, encoded by the coding sequence ATGACTGAAGAAAAAGCAAAATACGAAGTAGCGACAAAGCCCGAAACAACCCCGGCCATGTTGCTAAACCTGGCAATAGACAAGGGGGCTGATATTGAGAAATTGTCTCAGCTTATGGAACTTCAAATCAAATGGGAGGAAAGGGAAAGCCGGAAAGCGTATGTTTTGGCAGTATCAAAGTTCAAAGCGGATCCGCCTGACATATACAAGGACAAAATCAACAAACAATTTGGTTCAAAGTATAGCTCAATAGATGCCTTGGTCAATCCGACAATTCCATTTCTGAGCAAACAGGGCTTATCTCATAGCTGGGATTATGGTACAACGGAAGGTGGGTGGCCTTCTGTGACTTGTATTTTGTCTCATAGCTGTGGATACTCTCAAGCTGTTACCATGTCAGCACCGCCGGACATATCAGGTGGTGGGAGTAAAAATCCAATCCAGCAAATCAAATCAACACAGACATATCTCAAGATTGCAACTTTTGAAGCTGTTACCGGACTGGTTAGTAAAGAAGCAAATCTGGACGATGACGGAAACGCTTCTGGAGACAATTATCTGGACGATAAACAACTCAGCACAATAACCGATTTCGTCAATGCCAAAAACGTGAATCTTCCAAATTTCCTTAAGTTTATGAAAGCCGAGTCACTTGAAACGATTTTAGCGAAAGATTACAATAAAGCCGTTTCCGCGTTGAAAGCGAAGAAGGAGCCAAAATGA